Within Sphingobium sp. SCG-1, the genomic segment GCGCATTGCCCTCATTCTCCTGCTGGCCGTCCTCCTCCTGTCGCCGCCGTCGCCGCCGCACAAGACGGCGGCGCGCGTGGCGGGATCGTTGCTGGTGACCGCGCATCCGCTGCCGCTCGACAGCGATGATCCTGCGCTCGATCATGCGGGACCGTTTCGGTTCTTGGGTGGCTGGCAGTTGACTAGCACACATGCAGACTTCGGCGGCCTTTCCTCGATGCTAATCCACCCGGACGGCAGCATGTTGGGCCTTAGCGATTCGGGCACGCTGTTCGGCTTCTCGCTTGACGGGAAAACGGGGAGGCAGTTCGTCGCGCCCTTGCCGGTTCGTCCGGCGGAGAAAGATCTTCCCGGCTGGACATGGGATTCAGAAGCGCAGGTCTTTGATCCCGCTACGGGTAAGCATTGGGTTTCATTCGAGCTAATCCAGCGGATCTGCCGCTACTCCTCCGGCTTTGCCAGCGTCGAGTCCTGCAAGGAGTGGCCTGCCGTCAAGCGCTGGCCCGAAACCGGCGGGGGAGAAGCGATGGTGCGGTTGCCCGACGGCCGCTTCCTGCTGTTCTCCGAATATGGCTATGGGAAGGATGGCGGCAATGACGTGCTGCTGTTTCAGCAAGACCCCGCCGAATCGCGCAGCGTGCCGCCGCTGCGCCTCAGCTATCGCCCGCCGCAGGGCTACCGCCCGACGGATGCGGTTGCACTGGACGATACGCATTTGCTCGTCCTCAATCGCCGCGTGACGTTGCACGAGGGGTTCACGGCGGTCCTCGCATTGGTCAAGCTGCCGCCGCTTCGTGCGGGCGCGGTACTGGTCGCGCAGGATCTTGCCCGATTCGCGCCGCCCCTGCTGGCCGACAATTTGGAGGCGCTGGCGCTATCCACCGAAAATGGCCGCCGGGTGCTCTGGATAGGGTCCGACGATAATCATGAGTTCTTCCAGCGGACGCTGCTGTTGAAGTTCGAGGTTCCGGTGACACTCACGCAATAAAAAAGGCGACCCGCAGGCCGCCTCTCTTACATCGCAAAAGCCGAGTCGCTGCTTACGCGGCGACCTTCTGCTTCTTCACGATTTCGCGCTTCAGGCGCTGGGCCTTGAGCGAGAGCTTCTCGTCATTGGTCTTGACCAGCCAGTTGTCCAGGCCGCCGACATGCTCGACCGAGCGGAGCCCCTTCGTCGAAACGCGCAGCTTCACGCCCTTTTCCAGCACTTCGGACAGCAGGGTCACGTTCTGCAGGTTCGGCAGGAACACCCGCTTCGTCTTGTTGTTGGCATGGGACACGTTGTGGCCCACTTGGCGGGTCGTGCCGGTCAGCTCGCAAATGCGCGACATATCAAATCAGCCCTGTATGTTTAATGTTCGATGTGGTTCGGGGGTTGCCCGGAAAGCGGCGCGGATAGCCGGAACGCCTTCATCCGTCAACCCTTGGAGTTCGTTACGCATGGCAACCTTAATGGCTGCCCTGCGTTGGGCATGCTGTAGCTGGAGGAAGAAAAAATGATACGATTCTTATTGGGGCTGGTGCTTCTTGCCGTCATCGTCATCGGCGGTGCGATGGCGTTCGGGCTCCTGAAGGTCGAGCAGACTCGCGACGCGACGCTCCCCGCTGTTGCGGTCAAGGAAGGCACGCTCCCGGCGTATAAGGCGGATGTCGTGAAGGTCGATGTCGGCACGCGCAACGAGACGGTGCAGGTGCCCACAGTCAACGTCCAGAAGCCGCAATAACGCGCGACGCTTGCCCTAGGTGCGGCGCGGACGGTAGAGCGGCGCATGTCCGCGCCCTTTCCCCTGCCCGAATATATGCGCCGCGCGATGGAACTGGCGCGTGCGGCAGGGGAAGCGGGGGAAGTCCCGATCGGGGCTCTGGTGGTCCGCAATGGCGCCGTTATCGGCGAGGGCCAGAACCGCAACCGCCGCGATAATGATCCCACCGCCCATGCCGAGATCGTCGCGATTCGCACGGCTGCGACGGCTATCGGCGACTTTCGCCTGATCGATTGCGAACTCTGGGTGACGCTGGAGCCCTGCGCGATGTGTGCCGGGGCGATATCGCACGCCCGAATCGCGCGCGTCTATTATGGCGCGTCCGATCCGAAGGGCGGCGGAGTCGATCATGGCGCGCGGGTATTCGCGCATCCGCAATGCCTGCACCGGCCGCAAGTCTATAGCGGCATCGGCGAATCGCCTGCCGCCGCGCTGCTACGGGACTTTTTTGCCGCCCGGCGCTGAATAGTTGATGCGATAGAGGGTGTAGGGCAGGGCGAAGCCGGTCTTGAGGTTTACCGGCATCAGCCAGGACGGCACTTTGCCGCGCACCAGTTGCGCATAGAAGCCTCGCGGGCTGCGCGACTGATAGACGGTGCCTTCAGGGAAGTCCGGGCAGATCACCAGATATTGCGCGTGGTGCCGCGCTGCGATCGCGCGGAACCCGTCCGGCTGGCCGTCCAGCGCGTGATGGATGTCGAGGATCGCCGCGCCATTGCGATGATAGGGGCCGGCGATCGCACTGTGATGCGTCGTTGCAATGATGCGCGGGCCAAGGTCGACCATCGTGAAGATCGTTGCGGGCGGGAGTCGGTTCAGCGCCTCCAGCGCGGGGAGCGAGCGGCACCGGCCGTTGGCTTTGCGGATCGCCGCCGTTCGCTTGACCATTGCGGGGCGCGGCGGAGTTGGATGCGCGTCGGTGATGTCCGCGATCAGCCGGTTGGCCTCCGGATATAGCGGATAGGCGAACAGCACTGCCGCCACGATCAGCAGCGCCACGCCGCCCGCCAGCCGCCATTTCGGCCCGCCGAACAGGATGATTCGCGCCGCGCTCCACGCCAGCCAGGCCGCGGCCGGGATCGCGAGGAACTGCGCCGCTGGCCCCGCCCGCAACTGCCAGAACAGCAGGCCAACCGCGACGAT encodes:
- a CDS encoding esterase-like activity of phytase family protein, translated to MSRIALILLLAVLLLSPPSPPHKTAARVAGSLLVTAHPLPLDSDDPALDHAGPFRFLGGWQLTSTHADFGGLSSMLIHPDGSMLGLSDSGTLFGFSLDGKTGRQFVAPLPVRPAEKDLPGWTWDSEAQVFDPATGKHWVSFELIQRICRYSSGFASVESCKEWPAVKRWPETGGGEAMVRLPDGRFLLFSEYGYGKDGGNDVLLFQQDPAESRSVPPLRLSYRPPQGYRPTDAVALDDTHLLVLNRRVTLHEGFTAVLALVKLPPLRAGAVLVAQDLARFAPPLLADNLEALALSTENGRRVLWIGSDDNHEFFQRTLLLKFEVPVTLTQ
- the rpmB gene encoding 50S ribosomal protein L28, producing the protein MSRICELTGTTRQVGHNVSHANNKTKRVFLPNLQNVTLLSEVLEKGVKLRVSTKGLRSVEHVGGLDNWLVKTNDEKLSLKAQRLKREIVKKQKVAA
- the tadA gene encoding tRNA adenosine(34) deaminase TadA, whose translation is MSAPFPLPEYMRRAMELARAAGEAGEVPIGALVVRNGAVIGEGQNRNRRDNDPTAHAEIVAIRTAATAIGDFRLIDCELWVTLEPCAMCAGAISHARIARVYYGASDPKGGGVDHGARVFAHPQCLHRPQVYSGIGESPAAALLRDFFAARR